The genome window TTGTCTTTGCGGCGCGCGCGTGGTCGATGGTCCTGGGGTGGCTCCCGTTCGCCGTGGCGGTCAACCTGGCGTCGGCCGCTTGCACGGCGGGGGCGGCGGCGATCATGGCGGGGCTCATGACGCGCTGGACGGGGCGCGCCGCTGCCGGTGTCGCCGGGGCACTGGCGGGTGGCGGGATGGCGGCGGTGTGGCAGAGCGCCACGGAGACGGAGGTCTACGCCTACGCGACACTGCTCATCGCCGTGGCCCTGCTGCTCGCGGACCGTGCCGGGACACGTTGGAGCGTGCGTCATCGCGTGGCCATTGCCTTCTGCTTCGGGCTTGCCGTTCCGCTGCACATCAGCGCGCTGGTGGCGGGCCCGGCGATCATCCTGCTCGCGGCCACCGATCGCTCCGCCGCCGTCTCGATACGCGCGGCGCTGGCCCCGCTCGCCGCATGGTGCGTGGCGGTGGGGCTGGGAACGGTGCGGCCGCTCCCGGTCATGGTCGGCGTGCTGCTGGCGCTGGCGGCCTGGCTTGCGCCTGACGGAAACGATTCCGGCGAGGCGCGGTGGGGGGCGTTCGGTTCGCTGGCGATGGTCGTGCTTGGGGCAAGCTTCGTCCTCGTCATGCTGGTGCGCGCCCGTCACGACCCGACGATCAACGAGGGGAGCGCCACCTCGTGGCAGGCACTGGTCGACATCGTCGCCCGGCGACAGTACGACGTTCCCCCGCCCTGGCCCAGGCGCGCTCCCTTCTGGTTGCAGCTGGGGAACGTGATCCAGTACACGGACTGGCAGGTGGCCGCGGGGCTGAGTGATGCGCCGGGGATTTCGCCGGTGCGCACGCCCATCACGGTCGCCTTCGTCCTGCTGGGAATCGTTGGGAGCGCCTGGCACCGGCGCCGCGACGAGCGAAGCTGGAAGGCGATGACGCTCCTCTTCCTGTGTGCGACCGTCGGGGTGGTGATCGTCCTCAACCTGCGCGCCGGCCCCTCGTTCGGCATCGGCATCCTCCCGCCAGATGCAATGCACGAGGCGCGTGAGCGTGACTACTTCTTCTCCCTCGCCTTCCTCGTCGCTGGGCTCTGGTGCGGCTGCGGACTCGTGGCGCTCTCGGATCGGCTCGCGCGCTCGGTGACGCGTCCGCCCGCGTCAGCTACGCGCCCGGATGCGCGTCTGGGTGCTCGCCCGCAGGCGCGCCCGCTCGCACGAGCGGTGATGCTGCTGGCGCTGCTTCCGCTGGCACTCAACTGGCGCGCGGTCGATCGCCGACGCGCGCCCGACGCCGTGCTGGCACGCGAGCTGGCGGTGGAACTGCTGGCTCATCTCCCCGAGAGAGCGGTGCTCGTGGTGGCGGGCGACAACGATTCGTTCCCACTCTGGTACGTGCAG of Gemmatimonadaceae bacterium contains these proteins:
- a CDS encoding DUF2723 domain-containing protein — encoded protein: MDARLSPRGAAAISGGALLVAYVATLAPTVTLWDSGEFLAAIHSLGVPHPPGTPLFVFAARAWSMVLGWLPFAVAVNLASAACTAGAAAIMAGLMTRWTGRAAAGVAGALAGGGMAAVWQSATETEVYAYATLLIAVALLLADRAGTRWSVRHRVAIAFCFGLAVPLHISALVAGPAIILLAATDRSAAVSIRAALAPLAAWCVAVGLGTVRPLPVMVGVLLALAAWLAPDGNDSGEARWGAFGSLAMVVLGASFVLVMLVRARHDPTINEGSATSWQALVDIVARRQYDVPPPWPRRAPFWLQLGNVIQYTDWQVAAGLSDAPGISPVRTPITVAFVLLGIVGSAWHRRRDERSWKAMTLLFLCATVGVVIVLNLRAGPSFGIGILPPDAMHEARERDYFFSLAFLVAGLWCGCGLVALSDRLARSVTRPPASATRPDARLGARPQARPLARAVMLLALLPLALNWRAVDRRRAPDAVLARELAVELLAHLPERAVLVVAGDNDSFPLWYVQEVEGLRRDVTTVTIPLLGATWYRTELARRHDLLSERVAAEWRGLEPTLAAIGDGARARRRPLHVAVSVSSDDRRAVAPGKGWRLVGMSYAASIALIADSGRGDAAPVIDSTAIALSRIESAGRRRAVGGKTASAPAARDGTGRYVQRLLDCPAAALARARGVNSSPPGLLESTCNFR